A region from the Bradyrhizobium erythrophlei genome encodes:
- a CDS encoding potassium transporter Kup → MSEASTSDAGETARQPPQGKLPVLALSALGIVFGDIGTSPLYTFKTILGVAGPSHGADAVLGPLSLVLWTLFIITSVKYVSFAMSVDNDGEGGILALMALLGVKRQQRPTIVAVGLFGAALIYGDGAITPAISVLSALEGLNMATPALQPYVVPAAVTILIALFAIQSRGTAAIGHLFGPVMMVWFVTIAVMGISGIVRHPSVFAALNPVHGMSYLLSNGAAGFRVLGAVFLCVTGAEALYADMGHFGRRPIKLAWYAIVFPSLILNYAGQAALVLEGAPTDGNIFFRLCPEILLLPLIMLATVATIIASQSIITGAFSMTRQAIQLGWLPRLAIKQTSSEGYGQIYVGVVNWLLMIVTVGLTIGFGKSDNLASAYGIAVSLTMLMTSALLFIAMREIWNWSLWAAGSVAACFLVIDSAFFLANLTKIGEGGYVPLILAICVYGVMWIWHRGSEAVATRIHEALIPVPDFMARIAAKNIPRVPGTAVFPTRTERDTPPVMVWHVKHNRALHEHLFVLRIEILSVPWVSSRNRIAIQEVAPSFWRADARFGFMERPHIPELLATSKALGCTIDLDDVTYYVGHETVIAREDGNGMPAWQERFFAVMERNAVHVSDFFSLPTDQVVEIGRQIAI, encoded by the coding sequence TTGAGCGAAGCTTCGACATCGGATGCCGGCGAAACGGCGCGGCAACCTCCGCAGGGCAAGCTGCCGGTTCTGGCGCTGTCGGCGCTCGGCATCGTATTCGGCGATATCGGGACCAGCCCGCTCTACACCTTCAAGACAATACTTGGCGTGGCCGGCCCATCCCATGGGGCGGATGCCGTGCTGGGGCCGCTGTCGCTGGTGCTCTGGACGCTCTTCATCATCACGTCAGTCAAATACGTCTCGTTTGCCATGAGCGTCGACAATGACGGGGAGGGTGGCATTCTCGCCTTGATGGCGTTGTTGGGCGTGAAGAGACAGCAGCGGCCGACCATCGTCGCGGTCGGCCTGTTCGGGGCGGCGCTGATCTATGGCGACGGCGCGATTACGCCGGCGATCTCGGTGCTGTCGGCGCTAGAGGGCCTGAACATGGCAACCCCTGCGCTGCAGCCCTACGTCGTTCCGGCCGCGGTGACGATCCTGATCGCGCTGTTTGCGATCCAGTCACGGGGAACGGCGGCGATCGGTCACCTGTTTGGACCGGTGATGATGGTCTGGTTCGTCACCATCGCGGTGATGGGGATATCGGGCATCGTCCGGCATCCCTCGGTGTTCGCCGCGCTCAACCCGGTCCACGGAATGTCCTATCTGCTCTCCAACGGAGCCGCCGGCTTTCGGGTGCTGGGCGCGGTGTTTCTCTGCGTCACCGGCGCCGAAGCGCTCTATGCCGATATGGGCCATTTCGGCAGGAGGCCGATCAAACTCGCCTGGTACGCGATCGTCTTTCCCAGCCTGATCCTGAACTATGCGGGCCAGGCAGCGCTGGTGCTGGAAGGCGCGCCCACCGACGGCAATATTTTCTTTCGGCTCTGTCCCGAAATTCTGCTGCTGCCGCTGATCATGCTGGCAACGGTTGCGACTATCATTGCCAGCCAGTCGATCATCACCGGAGCGTTCTCGATGACGCGTCAGGCGATCCAGCTCGGCTGGCTGCCGAGGCTCGCGATCAAGCAGACCTCCTCGGAAGGCTATGGGCAGATCTATGTCGGGGTCGTCAACTGGCTGCTGATGATCGTGACCGTCGGCCTTACGATCGGGTTCGGCAAATCCGACAATTTGGCTTCCGCCTACGGCATCGCGGTTTCGCTGACCATGCTGATGACGTCGGCGCTGCTTTTCATCGCGATGCGCGAGATCTGGAACTGGAGCCTGTGGGCGGCAGGCTCCGTTGCGGCCTGTTTTCTTGTCATCGACAGCGCCTTCTTCCTCGCCAACCTCACCAAGATCGGCGAGGGCGGATATGTTCCGCTGATCCTGGCAATCTGCGTCTATGGCGTGATGTGGATCTGGCACCGCGGCTCCGAGGCTGTCGCGACACGGATACACGAAGCGCTGATCCCGGTGCCGGACTTCATGGCCAGGATCGCCGCAAAAAACATCCCGCGCGTTCCCGGCACGGCGGTATTCCCCACGCGCACCGAGCGGGATACGCCGCCGGTGATGGTCTGGCACGTCAAGCATAACCGTGCCTTGCACGAGCATCTGTTCGTGCTGCGCATCGAAATCCTGTCGGTGCCGTGGGTCTCCTCCCGCAACCGGATCGCCATCCAGGAGGTCGCACCGAGTTTCTGGCGCGCGGACGCGCGGTTCGGTTTCATGGAACGGCCGCATATCCCGGAGCTGCTTGCCACCAGCAAGGCGCTGGGATGCACGATCGACCTCGACGACGTAACTTATTACGTCGGGCACGAGACGGTGATTGCCCGCGAGGACGGCAACGGAATGCCCGCTTGGCAGGAGCGGTTCTTCGCCGTCATGGAGCGCAACGCCGTCCATGTCAGCGACTTCTTCAGCCTTCCCACCGACCAGGTCGTCGAGATCGGCCGGCAGATTGCGATCTAG
- a CDS encoding MFS transporter has protein sequence MTIDRSTTSAPAVAAAPADLSPSERHVIFLYLGTLIILLAFGSPSGGLIDIPISFFLKNRLHLTAHEVATFRLAASIPLYLSFAFGFIRDMWSPLRMRDRGFMLLFGGVTASLYVLCAFTAMTYAMLLVAVVTLTASFLFVSSAQNGLTSVIGQQHAMTGQVSAVWNVFLSIPTVGALLIGGKLSGLLEEKDPDQALRILFLVGAAIMAVIALYSLWKPAEVFDNVRVENAAGRHPIADMKRLVRHWPIYPAMLIWLLWNFAPGSNTPLQYHLQNTLHATDAQWGEWNAIFAASFIPTYIVYGLLCRRFALKKLLWWGTVFAVPQMVPLLFIETTTQALVAAVPIGLMGGLATGAYLDLIIRSCPRGLQGTTLMMSWSLYYVVSRFGDVLGTHLFDRYGGFTVCVIAITIVYALILPALLLVPKHLIATADGQTPDFTLGAPEPESDAVK, from the coding sequence ATGACGATTGACCGGTCTACAACCTCCGCGCCGGCCGTCGCTGCTGCTCCCGCCGATCTGTCGCCGTCGGAGCGGCACGTCATTTTCCTCTATCTCGGCACCTTGATTATCTTGCTGGCTTTCGGCAGCCCATCGGGAGGCCTGATCGATATTCCCATCAGCTTCTTTCTCAAGAACAGGCTGCATTTGACGGCGCACGAGGTCGCCACGTTCCGCCTCGCGGCCTCAATCCCGCTCTATCTGTCCTTCGCGTTCGGATTCATCCGCGACATGTGGAGCCCGCTCCGGATGAGAGATCGCGGGTTCATGCTGCTGTTTGGCGGCGTCACTGCGTCGCTCTACGTCTTGTGTGCATTCACGGCGATGACCTATGCGATGCTGCTCGTCGCGGTCGTCACGCTGACGGCTTCGTTCCTTTTTGTTTCCAGTGCCCAAAACGGGCTGACGTCGGTGATCGGCCAGCAACACGCAATGACTGGTCAGGTGAGCGCGGTGTGGAACGTCTTTCTGTCGATCCCCACCGTAGGAGCCCTGTTGATCGGCGGCAAGCTCAGCGGTCTGCTCGAGGAGAAGGATCCCGATCAGGCGCTCCGCATCCTGTTTCTGGTCGGCGCTGCGATCATGGCCGTCATTGCTCTTTACTCGCTATGGAAGCCGGCGGAAGTGTTCGACAATGTGCGCGTCGAGAACGCCGCCGGCCGTCATCCGATCGCGGATATGAAGCGGCTGGTACGGCATTGGCCGATCTATCCGGCGATGCTGATCTGGCTGCTGTGGAATTTCGCGCCGGGCTCGAACACGCCGCTGCAGTATCACCTACAGAACACATTGCACGCCACCGATGCCCAATGGGGCGAATGGAACGCCATCTTCGCCGCTTCCTTCATTCCGACCTATATCGTTTACGGACTGCTTTGCCGCAGGTTTGCCCTGAAGAAATTGCTGTGGTGGGGAACGGTTTTCGCCGTTCCGCAAATGGTGCCCCTGCTCTTCATTGAGACGACCACGCAGGCTCTGGTCGCGGCCGTGCCCATCGGCCTGATGGGCGGTCTTGCCACCGGTGCTTACCTCGATCTGATCATTCGATCCTGCCCTCGGGGCCTGCAGGGCACGACGCTCATGATGTCCTGGAGCCTTTATTACGTCGTTTCGCGGTTCGGCGACGTGCTGGGGACCCATCTTTTTGATCGCTACGGCGGCTTTACCGTCTGCGTCATTGCGATCACGATCGTCTACGCTCTCATCCTGCCGGCGCTGCTGCTGGTGCCGAAACACCTGATCGCCACAGCCGACGGGCAAACGCCGGATTTCACGCTGGGCGCTCCGGAGCCTGAGAGCGATGCAGTCAAATAG